A window from Schistosoma haematobium chromosome 1, whole genome shotgun sequence encodes these proteins:
- the GOLGA2_1 gene encoding Golgin sub A member 2, variant 3 (EggNog:ENOG410INYK~COG:S) has product MYEFGFYRLPVDNCQSIQLEQKQKYQHGFNLSNVNINENYANASIYQPQSPSSVTVPQNNDNAVISLADYFNNSTHYYHPPPLQSLPNNNTNDNHSVSYSENGQCVLHDLTVHSNLTDKHQFVVSSPTSLSSAFEIPNRNANQTVPMTDNTEYLSYPMYNNNNNDNNSNIPVNIEFGKQQSESNSNDSTVFPTSYYHLSSESAAIHNVNNSNQENNTLVQLSYPQYDGDEEEKEVVNDM; this is encoded by the coding sequence ATGTATGAATTCGGTTTCTACAGATTACCCGTTGATAATTGTCAGTCCATTCAACTTGAGCAGAAGCAAAAATATCAACACGGATTTAATTTATCAAATGtaaatatcaatgaaaattatGCGAATGCTTCAATATATCAACCACAATCCCCATCGAGTGTGACAGTACCACAGAATAATGATAATGCAGTTATATCACTTGCTGACTATTTTAATAATTCTACTCATTATTACCATCCCCCACCGCTTCAATCTCttcctaataataatactaatgataatCATTCCGTTTCTTATAGTGAAAATGGTCAATGTGTTTTACATGACTTGACAGTTCATTCGAATCTCACTGATAAACATCAGTTTGTTGTTTCGTCTCCTACCTCATTGTCATCTGCATTTGAAATACCTAATAGGAATGCAAATCAAACTGTACCAATGACTGACAATACAGAGTACCTCAGTTATCCTatgtataacaataataataacgataataatagtaatataccTGTTAATATCGAATTTGGCAAGCAGCAGAGCGAATCGAATTCTAACGATTCCACTGTTTTTCCAACATCATATTATCATCTTTCTTCTGAGTCTGCTGCCATTCATAATGTAAATAATTCTAATCAAGAAAATAATACACTTGTACAGTTATCTTATCCACAATATGATGGTGATGAAGAAGAGAAAGAAGTGGTGAACGATATGTAA